The window CGGACGCCGTCTCTCGAATCTGCTCACTGGCCGAGGTGTTTTTACCGACCGGAGAGGTATACTCGGGTATGTACGTCCGGGATGCCAAGAACCGAGACGAGGCCTGGTTGCTCGACGCACTCGAGGACCTGGAACTCGACGATGGCGCGTTCCGCTCCCGCGACTACGTCATCGCACTCGACGAAGAGACGAACGAGAAGGCCGGGTTCGGCCGGATACGCGTTCACAAGGGTGACGAGTCGTTCTGCGAGATTACCTGCGTGGGCGTCCCTGAGCGGTGGCGCAACCAAGGTGTCGGTGCGCACGTAGTCGAGCGACTGGTGGACCGTGCGACGGCCGAAGGATTCGATACTGTGTACGGGTTTTCGTCAGAACACCGGTACTGCATGCAGTTCGGATTCGACCCTGTCGACGCCGCCGACCTGCCGGACCGGGTCGAAACTCGCTACGAACAGGTCAAAGCGCGCGACTCGGACGCGATTGCCGTCCGACTCGAAAACGACGAGTTCATGATGTCGGACCGGGCCCGCGAACGGTTCAAAGTCGCCACACCGGCCCCGAGCGGCGACGACACGGAACCAGAACTCACGGCCGAAGACTTCGGCTACGACGAAGAGACACCGACGAAGTATTCCACCAACCTCCGACGCTGACAGACCGTTCAGGTCCGCCCTTCGAGGAAGTCCGTACTGAAGACAATCCACGTCAGCACGCTACAGAAGAGAATCGGCGGGAGGATGGCAAAGCCCCAGAGCGGTTCGAGTCCTTGCATCAAGATGAGGACCACGTCCGCGAGTCCGAGTGCGAGGAACGGAGCAGTCGCCAACGCGGCACGTTTCCGGTTCTTCCCACCTTCTTCTTCCGGAAGTGGGCCGGGTGAAGGCTCACCGGCCGAAGACGACGTCGATGTCGACGAGGGCGCGTCCATAGTCGTCCCTCTGGCCCCGACGAGCAAAAACGGTCCGCCTTTTTGCCGGTCTCGTCGCGACGCGGTCAGGCCTCTTCGAGACGAGAGACGAACTCGACGAGACCGAACAGCACCGCGAGGACGAGCGCCGAGACGACCATCCCGTAGAGACTGAACGCCAGCGGTGACGTCGGCAGCGAGAGGATGCCGAACAGCGTTACTGCCTCGGTGACTTGCCCGCCGTTCTCCCCGATGAAGACGCCGAGAATCCCGGAGATGACCACGACGCTCGCGCCGACGAGGAGGAGGATGTTCTGACCGCCTAACGTGTCGTTCACGATGCCGCGTTAGGACTGGACGGTATAGTCGCTTGCGGGACGGGCCGGGACGAGACAGGATGGAATAGGACGGGCCGGGAGCGAATGGAACGG is drawn from Haloferax litoreum and contains these coding sequences:
- a CDS encoding DUF7520 family protein, which produces MNDTLGGQNILLLVGASVVVISGILGVFIGENGGQVTEAVTLFGILSLPTSPLAFSLYGMVVSALVLAVLFGLVEFVSRLEEA
- a CDS encoding GNAT family N-acetyltransferase; the protein is MYVRDAKNRDEAWLLDALEDLELDDGAFRSRDYVIALDEETNEKAGFGRIRVHKGDESFCEITCVGVPERWRNQGVGAHVVERLVDRATAEGFDTVYGFSSEHRYCMQFGFDPVDAADLPDRVETRYEQVKARDSDAIAVRLENDEFMMSDRARERFKVATPAPSGDDTEPELTAEDFGYDEETPTKYSTNLRR